TGGTTCAAATTTTAAATTTCGCAGAATCGTCACCATGGCATTCGAAGATATTTTATAATCTTTCGCCAGCTCATGAATTCGTTTTGGTTTTGAAGCCATCGCTCATCACCTCCTCTATACTGTAAATAGATGTACCGTCAGAAAGACTAAAATTACTATTCATCAGCTCTTTTTCTGTTCGTCGTCGACATTATCCGAGGCCGGCGGGGGTACTTCCATTTTCGCGTCTTCTTTTGCCTCTAGATCGGCGTCACTTTCAAAGAGATCGTCGCCAAGGGTTTTATCACCCTTGCTCTTGGCTGTTTGCGTCTCCGCGCTCTTTTTGACCTTTTCAATTTTCTTGTGCGTCTTTTCAAGTTCTTCTATTGTTGCCTTGGCGCGCTCAAGCAGAGTTTCCGCGGTCTTCTGGCCGATACCTTCAATCTTCACCAATGTTTCAATCGGGGTCGCGGCGAGACGCTGGATGCTGCTGATATCGGCTTCGATCAATCGATCCCGGATCTTTTCGCCGACTCCTTCAAGCTGTCCCACAGGCATAAGCATTTCAGCTTCGCGTTTACGGACATCGTTATGCTCGGACTCAGAAAGTATGTTGACTTTCCAGCCTGTCAGCTTTGAGGCAAGTCGGGCATTCTGGCCGTTGCGACCAATAGCAAGTGAAAGTTTGTCGTCTTCGACGACCACTGTCATCTTCTGTTCAAGTTCATAGGTTTCTATTGAGGTAACTTTCGCAGGCGCGAGGGCCCGTGTGACAAATACCTCAGGATTTGATGAGTATGGCACAATATCAATTCGCTCGTTATTAAGCTCGCGTACTATAGCCTGAACACGCACGCCTTTGATGCCCACGCAGGCGCCAACCGGATCGATTCGGTCATCTGATGAATACACCGCGATCTTTGCCCGTTCACCTGGTTCGCGGGCAATAGCCCGAAGCTCAATGATCTTTTCGTAAATTTCCGGCACCTCCATCGCAAAAAGCGCGCGGAGAAATTCATTGTTCACACGAGAGAGGGTTATCTGTGGGCCGCGCGGCGTTTTCTGAACGTCCTGGATATATGCCCGGATACGATCCCCTTGGCGAAACTTTTCTCTCGGTATTTGCTCGCGAATAGGCATGAACCCCTCGCCGCGTCCGAGATTGACGATAATATTTCCCTTTTCGATATGCTGAACAACTCCGGATACAAGGGTTCCGACTTTGTCAATATATTCTCCGTAGATTCTCTCATGTTCTGCATCGCGAATTTTCTGAGTCAATATCTGCTTGGCCGAAGCGATTGCATTTCGCCCAAACTCGGCTTCGTAATCAAGATAGATATCGAGCTCGTCCCCCTCCTCGGCTTCCTTGTCTATTTCTTTGGCATCTTTCAATCCAATTTCCAAATTCGGATCAGTCACACTCGACACCACTTTCTTGGTGGCCATCATGAACAGTTCATTGGCTTTTCTATCAAACCGAAATGAGATGTTGTCGGAGTGCGCATATTTTTTCTTAGCCGCAGCGAGCAAACTGCTTTCAAGCGTCTCGACGACAGAATCAAAGTCAATGTTCTTCTCACGCGCGATAAGTGTCATTGCCTCGAGCATATCAAATGCCATTCAATCACTCTCCATTAAAAAACTATTTTAGCTCGGCTGATTTCTAATATCTGACAGGAAATCATGCCTGACTCATTCTCAAAGCCAACCGACAGATCGTCGGCGGATATTATACGGGCGGTTATCGCTTTCCTTGTGGTATCAGCAAATTCAACCGTTACAGTCTCGCCTATCCGGTACCGAAAATCCATAGAGTTTGTCAATGGCCGATCCAGACCGGGGGATGAGACTTCAAGGGTGTAGCCTTGGTCGAAAAGATCAGTAGAATCGATGGCATCGCCGACAAGGCGCGATACATGGGTACACTTCTCAAGCGATACCCCTCCCTCGCAATACACAAACAATCGTACTGTGGCATGGTTCCGGTATTGTGAAAACGACATATCGGCCAACTCACAACCGTGCTCCGCCAAAGGCTGTTGAACCAATACCTGAATCCTCTCTTTTAACTTTTCTGACATCTCCAGCAATCCAAAAACAAATGGAGTGGGCGCGGCCCACTCCAAGAACCTGTTATAATAGGGTTTAAGTTCTTACCACGCAACTAAATTATACCTTAATTGAGCTCATCCGACAGTTTTTTGACGGCTTGAACGATATTTTCAACCAAAACAAGCGTAACATTCGCCTGACTTCGTGCTTTTAACTCCACATGACCATCTTTCAACGACTTATCTCCTATCACGATTCGGATGGGCAATCCGATAAGATCGGCATCGTTTAATTTTACTCCGGCCCGGTCATTTCGGTCATCGAGCAGGACATCAATGCCCGCATCGATCAAATCTTTATAAATCCGCTCAGCGGCCTCTTTTTGAGGCTCCTTTTCTATGTTAAGAGGGATAAGTTCAACCAGATAGGGTGCAATGTTTTTAGGCCAAATTATCCCTTTATCATCAGAGTATTTTTCGAGCGCCGCCTGAGGCGTCCGAGTGATTCCTATTCCGTATGAGCCCATGAGCATCGGTTGCTCTTTGCCTTCAGCGTCAAGGAATTTTGCTTCGAGAGCAGATGAATATTTAGTCCCGAGCATGAAGGTATTGCCGACCTCAATCCCTCGTCGAACCGTCAATGTCCCGCCGCAATTGGGACACATATCTCCGGCATTGGCCTTGGAGATGTCTTGCACTTTGGTGGCAGCGAAATCACGCTCGATGTTGGCGTTGACAATGTGATGCTCACTCTTGTTCGCGCCAACAACAAAATTTTTCATCCTGACTATCATCGGGTCAACATAGAGCGGTATATTTTTGAGTCCAACCGGACCGGAGAAACCAACCGGCGAACCGGTATGTAGTTCAACCTGAGTGGGATTGGCCATTTCAAGTTCAATCGCGCCCGCTACATTTTTTAGTTTGACCTCATTGAGTTCCCTGTCACCCCGAACCAGAGCCGCTATCGGTTTGCCATCGGCCATATAAATGAGTGTCTTCACAAGCTGTGACGATCGAACTTTAAGGAATGCCGCGACTTGTTCGATTGTCGATGCACCGGGAGTGTGAACGGTTTCCTTTTCATTGAGGATTGAATCCTGATCAGCGAGACGGGATAGGCCAAACATTGCTTTCTCCACATTCGCCGCATAGCTGCATGTCGGGCATGATATGATGACTTCTTCACCCGCACTTGTATCGACAAGGAGCATGAACTCATGGGCCAGCTTCCCACCCATCGCTCCGGTGTCCGATTCAACTTTGAGTACATCAAGCCCGGCGCGCTTGAAGATGGAGAAATAGGCATCGACCATTTTCTGATACGATTTGTTAAACGACGTATCGTCGGCATCGAAGGTATACGCGTCTTTCATAAGAAATTCTCTGCCACGCATGAGGCCAAAGCGCGGACGAATCTCATCTCGAAACTTGACTTGTATCTGATAGAGATTTAACGGAAGCTGCTTGTAGCTTTTCACTTCGCCTGCAACCAAATCGGTAACAGTCTCTTCGTGTGTGCCGCACAGGACCATATCATGCTGATGGCGGTCTTTCAGACGCATCTGCTCTTTGCCAATAGAATTGTACCGCCCCGAGCGCTGCCAGAGTTCAGCAGGACAGAGGACCGACATTGTTATCTCCAAACCGCCGGCTTTATTCATCTCCTCGCGCACGATTGAGCTGAACTTATCGATGACCCGCTGCATAAGCGGCAGATAAATATAGATTCCTGCGGCGAGTTTACGAATATAGCCGCCGCGAAGAAGCAGTTGGTGGGAAATCAACTCGGCGTCGGTTTGTTTCTCTCTTAAAGTCGGTATATATGTGTGCGACCAGCGCATGTCACATCCTTTACTTTTAACAGTTGCGAGCTGCATCCGGTGCGCTCGTTCAATCCTCAGGCTAAAATGAGAATTAGATTGAAGTTTATAAAATAGCTCACAATGTGAAGATAAATCAAATGAAAATTTGACTGATTAAAAACTAAGGGAGTTCATACGAGGAAATATCCCGCGTTTTTGCTCGGTTCAGACCCACCAGGTAACTAAGACGCCGACCCAAATAATACCTGTTGCGACGAAACCGACCGACCGCCCATTACCGACAAAGAGGGCAAGCGCGGAATATAGAAGAGCGATTCCAAGTTTAGCCGTGGTCTTCATCATGGGATGATAGTCAACGGCGTCGGCCACGAGAATCAATCCGGCAATAAGCAAAGCCAAATAAACCAGCCAGTACGGTTGTATTGGGACAGCTTTAGTCTTTGTTTTGTCATTTGCCATCATTGAACTCTTTGAGAAAAGTCTCGATCCCTCTCACTACAGCACCGGCTGCTTTTTTGCGAAAGTCATCGGTCTTAAGCATTGCTTCCTGGTCAGGGATAATCATGAAGGCGCATTCGACCAGCACAGCCGGAAACTGTGTGGGACGATTCACCGCGAGGTTGCCATAGAAGAGCCCGTAATCTGGAGATTTTGTCGCTTTAAGCAGTTCCGTCTGGATTGCTTTGGCAAGGTTTATCGAATGCGGATGGTAATAATATGTCGAGACGCCGTTATTCGTTATCGGATTAATGCCGTCGGGAAGAGCGTTATTGTGTATGGAGACAAACAAATCGGCATTGTTCGCTCTTGCGATGGCGGGACGGTCAGCCAGGGCCACATGGCTGGTATCAGAACGAGTCATGATTACATTAGCCCCTTTTTGTTTGAGCATCTTTGCCAGTATCAGGGAAATGCCAAGATTTGCATCGGCTTCAGTATATCCAGTGGGGCCAATCGAACCCGGGTCAGAGGAATGTCCCGGATCAACGATTATTGTTTTGCCGCGAATTGACTTGGTGTTTTTCGGGGGCTTATGGAGGACAAATGAAAACTTGCTTCCATTGTAATAGCCATCGTAGCCCCATACGTCCTGAGATATGTTCAAATCAAGCTGATACAAATTCGGTTCAGGCTGTGACCATTGGGCGCTCTCGACCAAACTGTCACCGAAATCATATCGTATCCAGTCGGTGTTACTGGTAACACCGAATATTTGAATGCGAATTGACCGCGAGTCGAGCTCTGTAATTCGAAAGGGATGTTTGCCGCTCAAGGCAAAATCTATTTTCACGCTGTCATCATAGCTGTGGCTTCTAATGACGGACAGAAAAGACTTGGGCGGTCGTATGCCGCTGGGCAGGGACACAACCGATATTTTATTTACCCATGCAAATTGGTTTTCAGACAGCCGAAGCTTATACCAGTCCCCCTCTGCACCGACTGCCAGTGCTTCAACTCCCTTGGGCTGTAAAATTGAGAAGTATCCTTTTTGCGGAGCGTGGCGCAAAACCAGAACAGAATCATTGAAGCGAATCGTGAACGGATATTCGGGAGGATTGATGCTCACTTTATAGATCGATGCGCTGACCAACGGATCGAGGGTCCCCGGAGTGATCGACGGCGGTGGTTTTCTGATCGGAACAGGATGCATTGATGCTGAATCCATGCTTTTTGGAGGCTCCTTGAGTTCGCCGGTAAGCAGTTGTTCGTGAGTCGAGGTTCTGTCGCCAAGGTGATATGTGATAGGCGATTTCTCGACAACTACGGAAGAAGGAATTGTATAAAAACCTGCGTATATTCCTCGTATCAATACCGAGTCAGGAATCCTTCCTTCGCCGAACACGGCTTCGCCCCAATATGGCTGTTGACGCGGCTCCGTCTCGGACATGGGAACCGAATCAATTACCCCGGGAATCGAGAACCATGCTGTGTGGCCGGGAGTTGCCAGAAATGAAACTTCCAATACATCTCCCTCAATCAGCACGAGATCCCCAAGGGGAGCGCGATAGTCGCCGGCGATTGCCAGGCTATCCTCGGGAATTGACTTCAGCGGTTCGGGAACCAACACAAAAAGGGAATCGATGCCAATTGGGTCCTGGACAACGACCACACTTGACTTTTTTGATACACTTAGATGAAAGACAAATTCGCCCGGAGTTATTGGAAGAAACGCCAAAAATCCGCCGTCCTTATGGATAGGAATTTCGTGACCGTTTATGTCAAGTCTGTAATCTGAGAGATTGTTTCGATCGACTGAGACACTACCAAGAATAAAGGTCGAATCAACAGCCGTGATGATCTGGTTTGGTTTTGGGTAGACAACGCGGATTGTTGCCGAAGGCGGTTTTGGCGGCATGGTAGCCAATACGCCAAATCCGAGAATAAGCGCAAGACCACTACTCGCTAATATATTTTTCGACAACGTCCCGAAGAAGGCGCGGGCCGCCGATAATTTCTCTGTCGACTTCAATTGATTCCCGATTGTAATTTATTCCTTGGGCTATATCATGTTCAAGCAGATGCGGTCCATCAAGGTCATAATAGTCAGCCAGCGACGACATGTAAACGGATTGAGCAATACCGACCGAAGATTCAACCATACATCCAAGCATGACTTTCTTTCCGTCTTTTCGGGCATTGATGGCAATCCGCGCGGCTTCAAGTATCCCACCTGACTTCTCCATTTTGATATTAATGCCGTCGACCGATTCGAACGCATTTTGGTAGTCCTCAAAGGAGTTCAGTCCTTCATCCATGATCAGTTCAACGTCGCACTTCCCTTTCAGGTGTGGCCATTCTTTGACAAACTCAGCTGATGTCGGTTGCTCAATGATTCGCACACCGGCTCGTGAAAGAAAAAATATCATCTCTTCGGCCTGCTCACAACTCCAGCCAGCGTTAGCATCGACACGAATCTCTTTATTTTCGATAGTCTGAAAGGCTTGAAGCAGTGTGGCGTCTCCCTCACCCCCCATTTTCACTTTGATAATTGGAAAGTCGCTCTTTCTGATGGCCTCTATCATCGCAATCGGATTGTCAATGGCTACTGTCATGGAGCTTTTTATTCCGACCGGAGTGCTCAGCGAAAGGATTTCCCATGGATAGCGCTGGGTTTCGCCGGAAATATAGTTGAGCACCATGGCTATGAGAGCCGAACGAGCGATGGGGTGAATATCAAATTCATTTATGTCCAAAAGTGTCTGGGTGTCGAGGCTCTTGCGGCTGGCAAGAAGTTCGATGCCCTTGTTGACATCTTCTTGAAGCTTTTCTATTCCGGGACCATACTTTACCGATGCAGCAGCTTCGCCAAAATAGCGATTGTTAAGGACGGTTAAGACGTTTGTTTTAATGTCCGCTGAGCCGCCCGATACCGCGAAGGTCTTTTTGAGCGGAAGACTTACCTTTAATGTGTCAAATTGTATCATAATACTCTTCTCGCTTGTTGAAAATTTCTGTCCAAATCTTCGCGATATTCCGGCATGCCCGATTTCAAGCTGTTTATCCTGACACCGCCGCCGCCAATTGACGCATGGATTATGCTTTCTCTGTCTATGACGATTCCGACATGACGTTTGAAAAACAGCAGGTCCCCCTTTTTGGCTTCGTCACGACTCACTTCTTTCCCCGAGCCAATCTGATCTTTTGTATCACGCGGCAATCTCACTCCCACAGAACCATATATCGTCTGGACAAATCCAGAGCAGTCAAAACCAAGAGTTGTGATGCCGCCCCAGAGATATGGAATGCCAAGAAATTTCCGAGCATCTCTAACAATCTGCACAGCCAAACTTTTATCGTTCTTCTGTTTTACCGGACGTGTACTTGACCGAGACAAATAAATTGCTGAGTCATCGGGTAAAGAAAACTTGTTCCGCTGTGAAGCTACATTCTTTCCATGCAACTTTGTTCCGTAGAACAGCGAAAAAGGGGAAATGACATCTCCTTTTGATGTTCCAAAAGTCTTGGCGAACGGCGTTTGCACGACATTCTCACTATCAGCCCGAACAGCTTTTTGGGTTTGCTCACTGGCTTTTAGAAATCGTTCGTCAGCCCAGCCGCTATAACCGTCATTCTGCTTCACAAATACATAACCGTCTTTTGAATCGTATAGTTCAAGCTCTTCTCCGAAGAACAGCTGGGACACCCGCTCGCTGTTGTATTTCGGCTCGGCCCATAGGTCAAGCAGATTGGTTGTAACAAATGCTCTGTTCATACACCTATCCTACAGCTTGTGTCGGATGAATCAATTAAAAAATGAATAGCTGTTTAAGATGGAGAACCTGATGGGATGAGGGGCGGATGGAGAGATCGGTGTAAATCCGCCGGCGCTGTTAAACCAGAAGGTTTAAGCTTTGCGGACTCCGGCAAGGGCCTGCTTGAGCAACGCTACAGCTTTTCGGATATTCTCGGCGGAATTGGCGTAAGACAATCTGATATACCCCTCGCCGTGCCTGCCGAAGGCAGTTCCGGCAAGACCGGCAACACCGGCCTGCTCCAACATCAGATCGGCAAACTCTTGTGACGTCAAACCGGTTCCGGTGATATTGGGAAAAACGTAAAAAGCGCCTTCGGGACGAAGACACGTTATCCCCTCGATTGAATTCAGGCCATCAACTATAATATCCCGCCGAGAACGAAACTCCTCGACCATTTTATCGATAGCAACCTGCGGCCCCTGCAAGGCTTCGATAAGCGCGTATTGAGAGAATGTCGCTGTTGAAGAAAAGTTATTTATTGCAATGGTAAACATGTAGTCGGCCAGCTTTTTGGGCATGACCCCAAATCCAAGACGCCATCCGGTCATGGCATAGGTCTTGGACATCCCGTCAATCATAATCGTCCGTTCCAAGGCGCCGGGGACAGAGCCCACGGACTGAAACGCGACATCATAGATAATTCGGGAGTATATTTCATCAGACAATATCCAGAGGTCATGTTTTTTTGCAAGCGTGTACACACCTTCGAGATCTTCATGAGTCAAA
This is a stretch of genomic DNA from Candidatus Zixiibacteriota bacterium. It encodes these proteins:
- the nusA gene encoding transcription termination factor NusA is translated as MAFDMLEAMTLIAREKNIDFDSVVETLESSLLAAAKKKYAHSDNISFRFDRKANELFMMATKKVVSSVTDPNLEIGLKDAKEIDKEAEEGDELDIYLDYEAEFGRNAIASAKQILTQKIRDAEHERIYGEYIDKVGTLVSGVVQHIEKGNIIVNLGRGEGFMPIREQIPREKFRQGDRIRAYIQDVQKTPRGPQITLSRVNNEFLRALFAMEVPEIYEKIIELRAIAREPGERAKIAVYSSDDRIDPVGACVGIKGVRVQAIVRELNNERIDIVPYSSNPEVFVTRALAPAKVTSIETYELEQKMTVVVEDDKLSLAIGRNGQNARLASKLTGWKVNILSESEHNDVRKREAEMLMPVGQLEGVGEKIRDRLIEADISSIQRLAATPIETLVKIEGIGQKTAETLLERAKATIEELEKTHKKIEKVKKSAETQTAKSKGDKTLGDDLFESDADLEAKEDAKMEVPPPASDNVDDEQKKS
- the rimP gene encoding ribosome maturation factor RimP — translated: MSEKLKERIQVLVQQPLAEHGCELADMSFSQYRNHATVRLFVYCEGGVSLEKCTHVSRLVGDAIDSTDLFDQGYTLEVSSPGLDRPLTNSMDFRYRIGETVTVEFADTTRKAITARIISADDLSVGFENESGMISCQILEISRAKIVF
- a CDS encoding proline--tRNA ligase, producing MRWSHTYIPTLREKQTDAELISHQLLLRGGYIRKLAAGIYIYLPLMQRVIDKFSSIVREEMNKAGGLEITMSVLCPAELWQRSGRYNSIGKEQMRLKDRHQHDMVLCGTHEETVTDLVAGEVKSYKQLPLNLYQIQVKFRDEIRPRFGLMRGREFLMKDAYTFDADDTSFNKSYQKMVDAYFSIFKRAGLDVLKVESDTGAMGGKLAHEFMLLVDTSAGEEVIISCPTCSYAANVEKAMFGLSRLADQDSILNEKETVHTPGASTIEQVAAFLKVRSSQLVKTLIYMADGKPIAALVRGDRELNEVKLKNVAGAIELEMANPTQVELHTGSPVGFSGPVGLKNIPLYVDPMIVRMKNFVVGANKSEHHIVNANIERDFAATKVQDISKANAGDMCPNCGGTLTVRRGIEVGNTFMLGTKYSSALEAKFLDAEGKEQPMLMGSYGIGITRTPQAALEKYSDDKGIIWPKNIAPYLVELIPLNIEKEPQKEAAERIYKDLIDAGIDVLLDDRNDRAGVKLNDADLIGLPIRIVIGDKSLKDGHVELKARSQANVTLVLVENIVQAVKKLSDELN
- a CDS encoding N-acetylmuramoyl-L-alanine amidase, coding for MKSTEKLSAARAFFGTLSKNILASSGLALILGFGVLATMPPKPPSATIRVVYPKPNQIITAVDSTFILGSVSVDRNNLSDYRLDINGHEIPIHKDGGFLAFLPITPGEFVFHLSVSKKSSVVVVQDPIGIDSLFVLVPEPLKSIPEDSLAIAGDYRAPLGDLVLIEGDVLEVSFLATPGHTAWFSIPGVIDSVPMSETEPRQQPYWGEAVFGEGRIPDSVLIRGIYAGFYTIPSSVVVEKSPITYHLGDRTSTHEQLLTGELKEPPKSMDSASMHPVPIRKPPPSITPGTLDPLVSASIYKVSINPPEYPFTIRFNDSVLVLRHAPQKGYFSILQPKGVEALAVGAEGDWYKLRLSENQFAWVNKISVVSLPSGIRPPKSFLSVIRSHSYDDSVKIDFALSGKHPFRITELDSRSIRIQIFGVTSNTDWIRYDFGDSLVESAQWSQPEPNLYQLDLNISQDVWGYDGYYNGSKFSFVLHKPPKNTKSIRGKTIIVDPGHSSDPGSIGPTGYTEADANLGISLILAKMLKQKGANVIMTRSDTSHVALADRPAIARANNADLFVSIHNNALPDGINPITNNGVSTYYYHPHSINLAKAIQTELLKATKSPDYGLFYGNLAVNRPTQFPAVLVECAFMIIPDQEAMLKTDDFRKKAAGAVVRGIETFLKEFNDGK
- a CDS encoding enolase C-terminal domain-like protein; its protein translation is MIQFDTLKVSLPLKKTFAVSGGSADIKTNVLTVLNNRYFGEAAASVKYGPGIEKLQEDVNKGIELLASRKSLDTQTLLDINEFDIHPIARSALIAMVLNYISGETQRYPWEILSLSTPVGIKSSMTVAIDNPIAMIEAIRKSDFPIIKVKMGGEGDATLLQAFQTIENKEIRVDANAGWSCEQAEEMIFFLSRAGVRIIEQPTSAEFVKEWPHLKGKCDVELIMDEGLNSFEDYQNAFESVDGINIKMEKSGGILEAARIAINARKDGKKVMLGCMVESSVGIAQSVYMSSLADYYDLDGPHLLEHDIAQGINYNRESIEVDREIIGGPRLLRDVVEKYISE
- a CDS encoding NlpC/P60 family protein — its product is MNRAFVTTNLLDLWAEPKYNSERVSQLFFGEELELYDSKDGYVFVKQNDGYSGWADERFLKASEQTQKAVRADSENVVQTPFAKTFGTSKGDVISPFSLFYGTKLHGKNVASQRNKFSLPDDSAIYLSRSSTRPVKQKNDKSLAVQIVRDARKFLGIPYLWGGITTLGFDCSGFVQTIYGSVGVRLPRDTKDQIGSGKEVSRDEAKKGDLLFFKRHVGIVIDRESIIHASIGGGGVRINSLKSGMPEYREDLDRNFQQARRVL
- a CDS encoding pyridoxal phosphate-dependent aminotransferase; the encoded protein is MEKQLMHYPERVDLLESEGAFVVLAKAKKLEAEGKSIIHLQIGEPDFDTPPNICEAAIKAIRDGHTHYAPSGGIPAARKVVADYMSRTRGIDVGPEHSIIMPGCKPVIFCSMLALISPGDEVIIPDPGYPTYRSVTNFLGAKPVTVKLREENNFRFSLRDVETAITTRTRMIILNSPHNPTGGILTHEDLEGVYTLAKKHDLWILSDEIYSRIIYDVAFQSVGSVPGALERTIMIDGMSKTYAMTGWRLGFGVMPKKLADYMFTIAINNFSSTATFSQYALIEALQGPQVAIDKMVEEFRSRRDIIVDGLNSIEGITCLRPEGAFYVFPNITGTGLTSQEFADLMLEQAGVAGLAGTAFGRHGEGYIRLSYANSAENIRKAVALLKQALAGVRKA